The Chitinophaga sp. H8 genome contains a region encoding:
- a CDS encoding FAD-dependent oxidoreductase — translation MKRTAVAPVKKSKLVVIGNGPAGFKFCEKFVKYRLEKQFDLVVYGEEHYPAYDRINLTRHFEDSVIEKLVLAPVSWYTQNKITLKTGQQVVEIDRKQRLIKTSNGAVEQYDKLILATGSAPFIPSLENRELPGVFVYRTIDDITAIQSYIQPEHKAIVIGGGILGLEAARALLYAGLQTTVIEIAPHLMPRQLDVEGAAILQQQVEQLGLSVYCSKQVTKILGTEEVKGITCADGTCLTADVVIISAGIRPRDELGVRCGLQIGTNGGIVVNNYNLTSDENIFAIGECALAADRIWGLAAPCYEMAEVVAARLAKIYKVFSANVLLTKLKVLEVKVVSFGDALGKHPHIPLVYRHEETGVYKRINISPDQQYVLGGILVGEAGCYATLFHMLRNRIKITGLPAELIAPKTETNEEKITDFPDNTIICLCEGVCKGTIVADILENNLTRLDEVKKMTNAGTGCESCISLLEDLLAEVSRKVLQTRS, via the coding sequence GAACAGCGGTCGCCCCGGTAAAAAAAAGTAAGTTGGTAGTAATAGGGAATGGCCCTGCCGGGTTTAAATTCTGTGAGAAGTTTGTAAAGTACAGATTGGAAAAACAGTTTGACCTGGTAGTATACGGGGAAGAGCATTATCCTGCGTATGACAGGATCAACCTGACCCGGCATTTTGAAGACAGTGTAATAGAAAAGTTGGTCCTCGCACCTGTTTCCTGGTATACACAAAATAAGATCACCCTTAAAACAGGACAGCAGGTAGTAGAGATAGACCGGAAGCAAAGATTGATTAAAACCAGCAACGGGGCAGTGGAGCAATATGATAAACTTATTCTGGCTACAGGATCAGCCCCTTTTATTCCCTCATTAGAGAACAGGGAGCTACCTGGTGTATTTGTATATAGGACCATAGATGATATTACTGCTATTCAGTCGTATATTCAACCAGAACATAAGGCGATCGTCATTGGTGGCGGTATCCTGGGGCTGGAAGCGGCAAGGGCATTGTTGTATGCCGGACTGCAGACTACAGTCATAGAAATAGCTCCACACCTGATGCCAAGGCAGCTGGATGTAGAAGGGGCTGCCATCTTGCAGCAACAGGTGGAACAATTGGGATTGTCAGTATATTGCAGTAAGCAGGTGACAAAAATATTGGGAACGGAAGAAGTAAAGGGTATTACCTGTGCAGATGGCACCTGTTTAACGGCTGATGTAGTAATTATTTCTGCAGGGATACGTCCACGTGATGAACTGGGAGTGCGTTGCGGCTTGCAAATCGGAACTAACGGTGGTATTGTGGTAAATAATTACAATCTTACATCAGATGAAAACATCTTCGCTATAGGGGAATGTGCCCTTGCTGCTGATAGGATATGGGGGCTGGCAGCACCATGTTATGAGATGGCAGAGGTTGTAGCTGCACGGCTGGCAAAGATCTATAAAGTTTTTAGTGCAAATGTATTGCTGACAAAACTCAAAGTGCTGGAAGTAAAAGTTGTTTCCTTTGGGGATGCATTGGGAAAACATCCTCACATCCCGCTTGTATATCGGCATGAGGAAACGGGCGTTTACAAAAGAATAAATATTTCTCCGGATCAGCAATATGTGCTGGGGGGGATATTGGTGGGAGAGGCCGGGTGTTATGCAACGCTTTTTCATATGCTGAGAAACAGGATTAAGATTACCGGACTACCTGCTGAATTGATTGCTCCAAAAACTGAAACAAATGAAGAGAAAATTACAGACTTCCCGGATAATACCATCATCTGTTTGTGTGAGGGCGTTTGCAAAGGAACGATTGTAGCAGATATCCTGGAAAATAATCTCACCCGCCTGGATGAAGTAAAAAAGATGACAAATGCAGGTACCGGATGTGAGAGCTGTATATCCCTGTTAGAAGATTTGTTAGCTGAAGTATCCCGGAAAGTTTTACAAACCCGTAGTTAA
- a CDS encoding RNA polymerase sigma-70 factor, which translates to MNNFQQYHDDQLVQLIRDDDNIAAFEVLYNRYWEKLLIQAKWKTGSEEDAEEIVQQVFMNIWKTRKNLHLTHSFYTYIASCVKYEIMATIARKQKQKTAHHNFYTATGQEADNNTAEWIDYESTRRQLEDTIQQLPEKCRLVFRLSRENGFTEKQIAEKLSISKKTVEAHMTRALKALRLILHQRIPFF; encoded by the coding sequence TTGAATAATTTTCAGCAATATCATGATGACCAACTGGTTCAACTGATCAGAGATGATGATAATATAGCTGCTTTTGAAGTATTATACAACCGCTATTGGGAAAAACTGCTAATCCAGGCAAAATGGAAGACCGGCTCTGAAGAGGATGCAGAAGAAATTGTACAACAGGTATTCATGAATATCTGGAAAACAAGAAAGAATCTTCACCTGACGCACTCCTTCTACACCTATATTGCTTCCTGTGTAAAATATGAGATCATGGCTACTATTGCCAGGAAGCAAAAACAAAAAACAGCACATCACAATTTCTATACCGCCACCGGGCAGGAAGCGGATAATAATACAGCTGAATGGATAGATTATGAGTCTACACGGCGACAATTGGAAGACACTATACAGCAGCTGCCAGAAAAGTGCCGGTTGGTATTTCGCCTTAGCCGGGAAAACGGATTTACAGAAAAACAGATTGCTGAAAAACTAAGCATTTCAAAGAAAACGGTGGAAGCACATATGACGCGGGCACTGAAAGCACTACGCCTCATTCTTCATCAGCGCATTCCATTTTTTTAA
- a CDS encoding carbohydrate kinase family protein — protein sequence MNGNMPVSSPTFRFDILAMADLCFDIIISGPDAPQFNQVELLVDDYIIDLGGSVGIFACQFAKLGGTIALLGNVGKDIPGQIIIDRLKGAGVETSLISVYDGEKTAMGLNLFCKGDRAMLTCLGVMDQSIPAIFSAALSHKAKHWHIGGYFLLRELIHTWPVWVQTLKAQGVSISLDTNWDPSGKWENVYALLPMIDIFLPNEAEAMAISGKKNITEAGLFLAEVCPLVVIKMGEQGAMVFKQGNENYYPLPASLTAALHIVDTTGAGDNFDAGFIFSWLSGAAESSCIENAFRCAVSSLTGLGGIAKQIVNKTDLKL from the coding sequence ATGAATGGTAATATGCCTGTGTCTTCCCCAACATTCAGATTTGATATATTGGCAATGGCCGATCTGTGTTTTGATATTATCATCAGCGGGCCTGATGCACCTCAGTTCAACCAGGTGGAGCTGTTGGTGGATGATTATATAATTGATCTGGGCGGATCTGTTGGCATTTTTGCATGCCAGTTTGCCAAACTGGGTGGCACTATTGCTTTACTTGGAAATGTAGGTAAGGATATTCCCGGACAGATTATAATCGATAGATTGAAAGGTGCAGGTGTGGAAACCAGTTTGATCTCTGTTTATGATGGGGAAAAAACAGCGATGGGATTAAACCTGTTTTGTAAGGGAGACCGTGCCATGCTTACCTGCCTTGGTGTAATGGACCAAAGCATTCCTGCCATTTTCTCGGCAGCACTGTCACATAAGGCAAAACACTGGCATATTGGAGGGTATTTCTTACTCCGGGAGTTAATCCATACCTGGCCGGTATGGGTACAAACGCTCAAAGCGCAGGGGGTAAGTATTTCACTGGATACCAACTGGGATCCTTCAGGGAAATGGGAGAATGTATATGCCCTTTTGCCAATGATAGATATTTTCCTGCCCAATGAAGCAGAAGCGATGGCAATCAGTGGAAAAAAGAATATTACGGAGGCTGGCCTGTTTTTGGCAGAAGTATGCCCGCTGGTAGTGATCAAAATGGGTGAACAGGGGGCCATGGTTTTTAAGCAGGGGAATGAAAATTATTATCCACTCCCTGCTTCGCTTACTGCAGCGCTTCATATTGTTGACACTACCGGTGCAGGTGATAATTTTGATGCGGGTTTTATCTTCTCCTGGTTGTCAGGTGCAGCAGAAAGCAGCTGTATTGAAAATGCATTCCGGTGTGCAGTCTCCAGTTTAACCGGATTAGGTGGGATAGCCAAACAAATTGTAAATAAAACAGACCTGAAGTTATGA
- a CDS encoding SIS domain-containing protein yields MTRFLKDILDQPDQLLHSMDYSLHEGSRFMKQAADLIRPAENVFIVAIGASWCAGMAVQVAFNEAGVQAVLCDAADFLYFTRIPPRAVVIFLSRSGKSIEIVNAIPKCKAANAVIVSITNAPSSELARYSTVCLFTNVRFDNSISVSTYSSIILTGVLLAQLIKPLDTGTASVDVFANTIQTINSSIPVWQSVIASAGWLNSSKATYFMARGAEVACAHESRLLWEEAAKQPATALTTGAFRHGPQEIINNGIHIAIWIGNETARNYDCKLVNDLVEKQVNVIAVGSNLPLELKGHKIEMPPLPHLLCPVIGTIPMQLASEKLAGIKGVDPDNFLYCNFIVETEGGL; encoded by the coding sequence ATGACGCGATTCCTGAAAGATATTCTGGATCAACCGGATCAACTGCTGCATTCCATGGATTATAGTTTGCATGAGGGGAGCAGGTTCATGAAACAAGCGGCAGACTTAATCAGGCCGGCTGAAAATGTTTTTATTGTGGCTATCGGTGCAAGTTGGTGTGCAGGGATGGCGGTTCAGGTAGCTTTCAATGAAGCAGGTGTACAAGCCGTTTTATGTGATGCAGCAGATTTTCTTTACTTTACCAGGATTCCTCCCAGGGCGGTGGTCATCTTTTTATCCCGCAGTGGCAAGAGCATAGAAATTGTAAATGCAATACCGAAGTGCAAGGCTGCAAATGCTGTTATTGTCAGTATTACCAATGCGCCATCTAGTGAACTGGCCAGGTATTCTACTGTATGTTTGTTCACCAATGTAAGATTTGATAACAGCATTTCTGTAAGTACCTATTCCTCCATTATCCTGACGGGGGTACTGCTGGCACAATTGATCAAACCATTGGATACCGGAACAGCTTCAGTGGATGTGTTTGCGAATACAATACAGACAATTAACAGCAGTATACCGGTATGGCAGTCAGTGATCGCATCTGCCGGCTGGTTAAACAGCAGCAAGGCTACCTATTTTATGGCACGGGGGGCTGAGGTGGCCTGTGCACATGAAAGCAGGCTATTGTGGGAGGAAGCGGCCAAACAGCCGGCTACGGCGCTGACCACGGGGGCTTTCCGGCATGGACCACAGGAAATTATTAATAATGGTATTCATATAGCTATCTGGATAGGAAATGAAACTGCCCGCAATTATGATTGTAAACTGGTGAATGACCTGGTAGAAAAACAGGTGAATGTAATAGCTGTCGGCAGTAATTTACCTTTGGAACTGAAAGGCCATAAAATAGAGATGCCTCCATTACCTCATTTGTTATGTCCTGTTATTGGTACCATTCCTATGCAGCTGGCTTCCGAAAAACTGGCAGGTATAAAAGGGGTGGACCCGGATAATTTTTTATACTGCAACTTTATAGTAGAAACGGAAGGTGGGCTTTAA